One window of the Leishmania panamensis strain MHOM/PA/94/PSC-1 chromosome 8 sequence genome contains the following:
- a CDS encoding adaptor complex protein (AP) 3 delta subunit 1, putative (TriTrypDB/GeneDB-style sysID: LpmP.08.0010) — MFIKNIIISGFRSYREQSFPDGLSSKVNVLVGKNGSGKSNFFAAVQFVLNEKFANLSALERKELFHVGSGKPALSIFVEIVFDNSDGRLVIPGRAEEPEVRIRRTVGLKQDEFRVNDRRFSAADVHQLLESAGFSSSNPYYVVEQGKIVSLVNMSEEDRYQLIKDVAGTKVYEARRAESEQILAEAKGKQAQIAESIRELEKRLKELEDETVELKQFNVADREKKCIEYCIFNAEVEAANEALRKLEEEWNRQSVIFNKSHDVVESSEEKISQFSQKIVEISTDITRLEMERTAVSKDMAALMSKQAVVDLDASEAAGKFARNNRELEALVKEDRELGGTLQRVATDIGKKQALLRESEEAANKKAAEVETQRKVLERLQERRNRTKLFKNKADRDKWLKAEMQKNEYLIQKSQQELDLVRRETERLDKEASALGEKISAPTLSTADVDQSLRDHEQRRKAALGKRDELNQERRRLWQTVHEQESVVQRLDEASRSAKHQWERAVRQDVRQGLLSLSEVLHELRNPELSAAVHGPLIDLIQVMEGYKTAVEITAGNTLFHVVVDSFEVGSTLLAEMNKRRKPGRVSFFPLDTCNGKIADIASTPECALLLSKVKYDTRFKGVVAEVFGRTAVVASLEAASAMVQKLQCDVITVDGDQLGRRGGITGGFLDKRNMKLPLREREKELAANLFAARAKLDGLCQDVATVEQSITEVLNELEMLRNQNMSTELEADARLRESRLIEDRRSRLATLKSNLAATKKAVESSIAAGMETVRELKRELSDEFKSAWTPEEEKRLEQLTEEVASARVTSSELQANALQLATEVQLLEDTARHVERRKAVVADRIRELGWSKQAGSIADGEQAAVKAEFELLSQQLQCIDRDLEQEGRERERLQSQLDALTSKRLGTVRSLQERKDVADRTEMQRGLLVQRRDEALQKIRQLGVLPQGVAKFESASLGKLMYHLKAVNEQLKGLSHVNRKALDQHAALLETMKELTSQKETLTKELDSIHVLMEHLDSKKEEAIERTYKQVQYQFEEVFKQLVGVESCSAELQLVAPAVSNKKEDPYTGARIKVSFGLGNPVSHLDQLSGGQKSLVALALIFAIQRCDPAPFYLFDEIDAALDAEYRTSVAKMMARQSDECQFIVATFKTELLDVADKVLGIFFHNKMSRIQTISSEEGVRLLKQVALEDRKRTREGN, encoded by the coding sequence atgttCATAAAGAATATCATCATCTCCGGCTTCCGCTCGTATCGTGAGCAATCTTTTCCCGATGGCCTTTCCTCAAAAGTAAACGTGCTTGTGGGTAAGAACGGCTCGGGTAAGTCGAATTTTTTTGCCGCTGTTCAATTCGTGCTGAACGAGAAATTCGCGAATTTGAGCGCTCTGGAAAGGAAGGAGTTATTTCACGTTGGCAGTGGGAAGCCGGCTCTCTCTATCTTTGTGGAGATTGTGTTTGACAACTCTGATGGGCGGCTTGTCATTCCGGGCCGTGCGGAGGAGCCGGAGGTGCGGATTCGTCGCACGGTGGGTCTCAAGCAGGATGAGTTTCGCGTGAATGATCGCAGGTTTTCTGCGGCGGACGTCCACCAGCTGTTGGAAAGTGCCGGCTTTTCGTCGAGTAACCCTTACTATGTGGTGGAGCAGGGGAAGATTGTGAGCTTGGTGAAcatgagcgaggaggaccgTTACCAGCTCATCAAGGATGTGGCGGGCACAAAGGTGTACGAGGCACGGCGGGCTGAGAGCGAGCAGATCCTTGCTGAAGCGAAGGGAAAGCAAGCACAGATAGCAGAATCCATCCGGGAACTGGAAAAGCGGCTAAAGGAACTGGAAGACGAGACCGTGGAGCTGAAGCAGTTTAACGTGGCAGATcgagagaagaagtgcaTCGAGTATTGCATTTTTAacgcggaggtggaggccgCCAACGAGGCTTTGCggaagctggaggaggaatGGAACAGACAATCGGTGATCTTCAATAAGTCGCACGACGTTGTGGAGTCCTCGGAGGAGAAGATCTCGCAATTCTCGCAGAAAATCGTGGAGATTTCTACTGACATTACGCGTCTTGAAATGGAGCGGACAGCTGTGTCGAAGGACATGGCTGCATTGATGAGTAAGCAGGCTGTTGTGGACCTGGACGCAAGCGAGGCAGCAGGGAAGTTTGCTCGCAACAACCGGGAGCTGGAAGCGCTCGTGAAGGAGGATCGAGAACTGGGCGGGACCCTCCAGAGAGTGGCGACCGACATTGGTAAGAAGCAGGCGCTCTTgcgggagagcgaggaggcggcgaacAAAAAGGCCGCGGAGGTCGAGACGCAGCGCAAGGTTCTGGAGCGGTTGCAAGAACGCCGAAACCGGACGAAACTCTTCAAGAACAAAGCGGATCGCGACAAGTGGCTGAAGGCCGAAATGCAGAAGAACGAATACTTGATCCAAAAATCGCAACAGGAGCTCGATTTGGTTCGTCGCGAAACAGAACGCTTGGACAAGGAGGCGAGCGCTTTAGGGGAGAAGATTTCAGCGCCGACTCTCTCCACTGCTGATGTGGACCAGAGTTTGCGAGACCATGAGCAGCGAAGGAAAGCCGCGCTGGGCAAGCGGGACGAGCTGAACCAGGAGCGACGACGGTTGTGGCAGACGGTGCACGAGCAGGAAAGCGTTGTGCAGCGGCTTGACGAAGCGTCGCGCAGTGCCAAGCACCAGTGGGAGCGGGCCGTTCGTCAAGATGTGCGACAGGGTCTGCTGTCGCTTTCTGAGGTTCTTCACGAGTTGAGAAATCCTGAGCTTTCTGCAGCCGTGCATGGACCTCTGATCGACCTTATCCAGGTAATGGAGGGGTACAAAACAGCGGTGGAGATTACGGCGGGAAACACCCTCTTCCATGTTGTCGTGGACTCGTTTGAGGTGGGTTCGACGCTGCTCGCTGAAATGAACAAACGGCGGAAACCTGGTcgtgtctctttttttccgttGGATACGTGCAATGGAAAGATCGCAGATATTGCGTCGACGCCAGAGTGCGCGCTACTGCTGTCCAAGGTGAAGTACGACACGCGCTTCAAGggcgtggtggcggaggtgtttGGCAGGACGGCTGTTGTTGCCTCGCTGGAAGCGGCGAGCGCGATGGTGCAAAAGCTGCAGTGTGATGTCATCACGGTGGATGGCGACCAGCTGGGACGCAGGGGTGGCATTACGGGTGGCTTCCTCGACAAGCGCAACATGAAGCTTCCTCTTCGGGAGCGCGAGAAGGAGCTGGCGGCGAACCTTTTTGCAGCACGCGCAAAGCTGGACGGCCTGTGCCAAGAcgtggcgacggtggagcAAAGCATCACGGAGGTGCTTAACGAACTTGAGATGCTTCGCAACCAGAACATGTCAACAGAGCTGGAAGCAGATGCACGGCTGCGTGAGTCACGACTGATAGAGGATCGCCGATCGCGCTTGGCCACTCTGAAGTCCAACTTAGCGGCGACCaagaaggcggtggagaGCTCCATCGCTGCGGGCATGGAGACAGTGCGGGAGCTGAAGAGGGAGCTCTCCGACGAGTTCAAGAGCGCATGGACGccagaagaggagaagaggctgGAGCAGCTCACAGAAGAAGTGGCTAGTGCTCGTGTGACGTCGTctgagctgcaggcgaatgcactgcagctggcAACCGAGGTTCAGCTTCTGGAGGACACCGCGCGGCACGTGGAGCGCCGTAAGGCGGTTGTGGCGGACCGCATCCGGGAGCTGGGGTGGTCGAAACAGGCCGGGAGTATTGCGGATGGAGAACAGGCAGCCGTAAAGGCCGAGTTCGAGCTGCTCTCGCAGCAGTTGCAGTGTATCGACCGTGACTTGGAGCAAGAAGGTCGCGAGCGCGAGAGGCTTCAGTCGCAGCTCGATGCGCTGACGTCGAAGCGGCTTGGCACAGTGAGGAGCTTGCAGGAGCGCAAGGACGTGGCGGACAGGACGGAAATGCAGCGGGGTTTGCTGGTGCAGCGACGCGATGAGGCACTGCAAAAGATCCGGCAGCTGGGAGTGCTGCCGCAAGGAGTTGCCAAGTTCGAGTCAGCCTCCCTAGGGAAGCTCATGTACCACTTGAAAGCAGTAAACGAGCAGCTGAAGGGCCTGTCGCACGTGAACCGCAAGGCGCTTGACCAGCACGCGGCCCTGCTGGAGACTATGAAAGAACTTACGTCGCAGAAGGAGACACTGACCAAGGAGCTGGACAGCATTCACGTGTTGATGGAGCACTTGGATTCgaagaaggaagaggcgatTGAGCGCACCTACAAGCAGGTTCAGTACCAATTCGAGGAGGTGTTCAAGCAACTCGTTGGCGTCGAGAGCTGCtctgcagagctgcagctggtggcGCCTGCCGTGTCGAACAAGAAGGAGGACCCGTACACTGGCGCACGTATCAAGGTGTCGTTTGGTCTCGGCAACCCTGTCAGCCACCTGGACCAACTCAGCGGCGGGCAGAAGTCTTTGGTCGCCTTGGCGCTCATCTTTGCTATCCAGCGCTGCGACCCTGCGCCGTTCTACCTCTTTGACGAGATTGACGCCGCTCTGGATGCGGAGTACCGCACTTCTGTTGCGAAGATGATGGCACGCCAGTCCGACGAGTGCCAGTTCATTGTGGCGACCTTCAAGACGGAGCTCCTGGACGTAGCAGACAAAGTGCTTGGCATTTTTTTTCACAACAAGATGAGCCGCATCCAGACCATCTCGAGTGAAGAGGGTGTGAGGCTGCTGAAGCAGGTAGCACTCGAGGACCGCAAGCGGACTCGCGAAGGCAACTAG
- a CDS encoding hypothetical protein (TriTrypDB/GeneDB-style sysID: LpmP.08.0020), which produces MSEFVGDVVGADASLPGPLLNAPRKRYREENYAIDANLRRAPQHVRVQVACENTTCFVSLRGHVLDAQGRFNSVEFPGLAFFYNPVVACVASGTITLHFDSSNTVTERILHEHWRPPCPIHGPFRCACYTMHKVADEVAQLLREIFCQDAPFDVSIDCLRSYPHIRIDSQTRTWSLSLVGLPLPPKAFGPFPLGTVTSPQSIKNHWFLYREKSRVVDSACVMCGSGSVMECARCLCLLCTSCGEHCGACGRYICRGCSSAGESGMIICYNCPL; this is translated from the coding sequence ATGAGCGAGTTTGTCGGCGATGTAGTTGGCGCAGATGCTTCACTGCCGGGACCTCTCTTAAATGCACCACGCAAGAGATACCGCGAGGAGAATTACGCGATAGACGCCAACCTTCGGCGCGCGCCCcagcatgtgcgtgtgcaggtggCATGTGAAAATACCACCTGCTTCGTTTCGCTTCGCGGACACGTCCTGGATGCGCAGGGGCGGTTCAACTCGGTTGAGTTCCCCGGTTTAGCCTTTTTCTACAACCCTGTGGTGGCGTGCGTTGCCTCTGGGACCATCACGCTGCATTttgacagcagcaacactgTCACTGAGCGAATCCTGCACGAGCATTGGCGACCCCCGTGCCCCATTCACGGACCATTCCGCTGCGCTTGCTACACCATGCACAAGGTGGCAGATGAGGTTGCTCAGCTGCTTCGCGAGATCTTTTGTCAGGACGCACCGTTCGACGTTTCGATCGACTGCCTCCGATCCTATCCGCACATTCGCATTGACAGCCAGACAAGGACGTGGTCCTTATCGCTGGTAGGTTTACCGCTTCCCCCCAAGGCATTTGGGCCATTTCCGCTTGGCACCGTCACATCTCCTCAGTCTATCAAGAACCACTGGTTTCTGTACCGTGAAAAGAGCAGGGTTGTAGACTCCGCCTGCGTAATGTGCGGGAGTGGGTCGGTGATGGAATGCGCCAGGTGTCTGTGTCTTCTGTGTACGAGCTGCGGGGAGCACTGTGGCGCTTGTGGGCGCTACATCTGCCGTGGCTGCTCTAGCGCTGGTGAAAGCGGAATGATCATCTGCTACAACTGCCCCCTCTAA
- a CDS encoding Qc-SNARE protein, putative (TriTrypDB/GeneDB-style sysID: LpmP.08.0030), giving the protein MPIKYSCVNDEMRLLAEHPAGEQSKLAETMQKVIATVPPKEYRHKTIEDKDGGVNYNYISNGEGCIVACVTTSDMRMRTVFAFLEAVEPLVRGNVGSQGSELRNGKKLLQQKMEFYNNPQNDKITALNDDINQVVDVMIDNMDKVLARGDRIDTLHEKSSTLADQAQQFQRRSTELKRNLCMKNLKLTLMIAGAVIVMLIIIVLIACKPNFSRCR; this is encoded by the coding sequence ATGCCGATCAAGTACAGCTGCGTGAATGACGAGATGAGGCTTCTGGCCGAGCATCCGGCTGGCGAGCAGTCGAAGCTCGCCGAGACGATGCAGAAGGTCATCGCTACTGTCCCGCCCAAGGAGTACCGCCATAAGACGATCGAGGACAAGGATGGTGGCGTCAACTATAACTACATCAGCAACGGCGAGGGGTGCATCGTGGCCTGCGTGACAACAAGTGACATGCGTATGCGTACCGTCTTCGCGTTCCTAGAAGCTGTCGAACCACTTGTTCGAGGGAATGTCGGTTCTCAGGGATCTGAGTTACGCAATGGAAAGAAGCTACTACAGCAGAAGATGGAATTCTACAACAATCCCCAGAACGATAAGATCACCGCGCTGAACGATGATATCAATCAGGTAGTGGATGTCATGATAGACAACATGGACAAGGTGCTAGCGCGTGGTGACCGTATCGACACGCTGCACGAAAAATCCTCAACTCTGGCGGACCAGGCGCAGCAATTCCAGCGGCGCTCGACGGAGCTAAAGCGGAACCTGTGCATGAAGAATCTGAAGCTCACCCTGATGATTGCCGGTGCCGTGATTGTAATGCTCATTATCATTGTTCTGATCGCTTGCAAGCCCAACTTTTCGCGCTGCCGTTAA
- a CDS encoding hypothetical protein (TriTrypDB/GeneDB-style sysID: LpmP.08.0040), which produces MDLTDNSMWTLVEEAVIEDRGEDEEEVLAQMVRSYLARRGLTDTLAAFDEEHQSYWSSSKHPYKGSPDASKPAASGEVADLTPAADHPNVNYAASLDEASGGMDKRKVAQLLCLQERYEAAAALMAPSSLARIRLLCIQAQSLEDTVAAVFYLATHVAPLVPFCTDPTMGHRVYTAALSNLLSPCRERSSPDAEALAREVNDELCGREQRSSLHVLFNWAYWQETSHTI; this is translated from the coding sequence ATGGACTTGACAGACAACTCGATGTGGACGCTTGTCGAGGAGGCCGTCATTGAAGACAGGggtgaggacgaggaggaggttcTGGCCCAAATGGTCCGTTCGTATCTAGCGCGGAGAGGCCTAACCGACACTCTCGCCGCTTTCGACGAGGAGCACCAGTCTTACTGGAGTTCTTCGAAGCACCCCTACAAGGGATCTCCGGACGCATCCAAGCCAGCAGCGAGTGGGGAAGTAGCAGATCTAACGCCGGCAGCCGATCACCCTAATGTGAACTATGCTGCCTCTCTGGATGAGGCTAGTGGTGGGATGGACAAGCGCAAGGTGGCGCAACTTCTTTGTCTGCAGGAGAGAtacgaggcagcggcggcgctgatggcgcCTTCCTCGCTTGCGCGCATTCGTCTCCTATGCATTCAGGCACAGAGTCTAGAGGatactgttgctgctgtgtttTACCTGGCGACTCATGTCGCACCGCTCGTGCCGTTCTGCACCGATCCTACGATGGGCCACAGGGTGTACACAGCTGCGTTGAGTAATTTGCTGAGTCCGTGCCGCGAGAGGTCAAGTCCTGACGCAGAGGCGCTTGCTAGGGAGGTGAACGACGAGCTTTGCGGCCGTGAGCAGCGCAGTAGTCTTCACGTGTTGTTTAATTGGGCTTACTGGCAGGAAACGTCGCATACCATCTGA